A section of the Phaseolus vulgaris cultivar G19833 chromosome 8, P. vulgaris v2.0, whole genome shotgun sequence genome encodes:
- the LOC137824951 gene encoding F-box/FBD/LRR-repeat protein At5g22660-like yields MAESPMRKALKITPESDDDSTDRLSALSDCVLLHILSRLDTKEAAVTSILSSRWRHLFLSLQEINLHFCVNDDASDFHGLFELFIRFGVRVLEQRNKAPIRRIRLYVKHFVESFRFGFESLLMFIAAAVSTYRVEKINVFVEMDKTTVPCCVTVPPAMFSSETLVGLHLNLSVGWNVPEFVWLSNLRYLHLISFRLVDEDSIQRLLQGCPSLENLVLIMRSLNESESEEGVEVEALRVSSPSLKCLMLFWDEKVESEFNVFVKSDSLETLLCSLEGRHKVTLDSPNLKSLTITGHVLQVHISQSLVSIDEAVIEAGFMFQVADVDELFSRAQHAFAFFGELQHVKSLSLSENIMKALYFSPPVMPTFRNLIKLKLIPDYCHYFPRHGIVQVLLNLFENSPNLEVLVFSEVFDNYFGEDNEFDSVLTRVLPLSFVEHLKVIEMNNFKCGELEFKLVEYFLKNGKSLEKIALERDGWMSVPKHCNRILSFKKYSEDCHIVFRKKWDFIKCPQLRQAMNLSP; encoded by the exons ATGGCCGAATCTCCCATGAGAAAAGCCCTTAAAATAACTCCAGAGAGCGATGATGATAGCACTGATAGGTTAAGTGCTCTTTCAGATTGTGTTCTTCTTCACATCCTTTCACGCTTGGACACGAAGGAAGCTGCAGTGACCTCAATCTTGTCCTCTAGATGGAGACACCTTTTTCTTTCATTGCAggaaattaatttacatttttGTGTAAATGACGATGCTTCTGACTTCCATGGACTCTTTGAGCTTTTCATAAGGTTCGGTGTTAGAGTGCTTGAACAGCGAAACAAGGCACCCATTAGAAGGATTCGACTGTACGTCAAGCATTTCGTGGAGAGTTTCCGATTTGGGTTTGAGTCATTGTTGATGTTCATCGCTGCTGCAGTTTCTACTTACAGGGTCGAAAAGATCAATGTTTTTGTTGAAATGGATAAAACAACTGTGCCATGTTGTGTTACTGTCCCACCTGCAATGTTTTCATCTGAGACTCTAGTTGGATTGCATCTAAACCTTAGTGTGGGTTGGAATGTTCCGGAATTTGTTTGGTTGTCGAACCTCAGGTATCTTCACTTGATCTCGTTCAGATTGGTGGACGAAGATTCTATTCAGAGGCTTCTCCAAGGGTGCCCTTCTCTCGAAAATCTTGTGTTGATTATGAGGTCTttgaatgagagtgagagtgaagagGGCGTGGAGGTTGAAGCTCTTCGTGTGTCGAGTCCCTCCCTGAAATGTCTGATGCTTTTCTGGGATGAGAAAGTTGAATCAGAGTTCAATGTTTTTGTGAAGTCGGATAGTCTTGAGACTTTGTTGTGCTCTCTTGAGGGACGACACAAAGTTACCTTAGATTCCCCAAATCTGAAGTCCTTGACCATTACTGGTCATGTGCTTCAAGTACATATAAGTCAAAGCCTCGTCTCTATTGATGAGGCTGTGATAGAAGCTGGATTTATGTTTCAGGTGGCAGATGTGGATGAGCTTTTTTCACGCGCTCAACATGCTTTCGCGTTTTTTGGTGAGTTGCAACATGTGAAATCGCTGAGTTTGTCCGAGAACATTATGAAG GCTCTCTATTTCTCCCCACCAGTCATGCCAACTTTCAGGAACCTGATCAAGCTAAAGCTTATCCCTGATTATTGTCACTATTTTCCCCGTCACGGAATTGTGCAGGTTTTGTTGAATTTGTTTGAAAATTCTCCTAACCTCGAAGTGCTTGTTTTCAGTGAG GTGTTTGACAACTACTTTGGTGAAGATAACGAATTTGACTCTGTTTTGACGCGGGTTCTTCCGCTATCTTTTGTTGAACATCTTAAGGTAATAgaaatgaataattttaaatgtgGGGAACTTGAATTCAAGCTGgtagaatattttttaaagaatggAAAGTCTCTGGAAAAGATTGCTCTCGAGAGAGATGGTTGGATGTCTGTACCGAAACATTGCAACAGGATACTCTCCTTCAAGAAGTACTCGGAGGATTGTCACATTGTATTTAGAAAGAAATGGGATTTTATAAAATGCCCACAATTACGACAGGCGATGAATCTTTCTCCTTAA